The Methanothrix soehngenii GP6 genome has a window encoding:
- a CDS encoding coiled-coil protein, with translation MLAELEEKRGKLRQESLAFKDRRSQLNAEASKWAAKRNELNKATKELIDKAQELKKLRDENNKNVAESKKHRDEFNEKTNQLYARIDDIRKKYNLTGDRSIRDLRREIDHLEFRQQTEVLSPDKEKQLVDKIASLHAEFKSRKEQLEKNEELRKLLDEAQALRDEASKHHDDVTKYAELAQEYHDQMIATFKEADQTRAEADAAHKEFVKAQEAADEQHKEFIRTQREVRDFEKVIMGLKKKNKDIKEDRAKEVAKREAEEILTHFRQGEKLNTADLLRLQRAGLV, from the coding sequence ATGCTGGCAGAACTAGAAGAGAAAAGAGGCAAACTCAGGCAGGAGTCCCTTGCCTTTAAGGACAGACGCAGCCAACTGAACGCAGAGGCGAGCAAGTGGGCCGCCAAAAGAAATGAGCTTAACAAGGCCACCAAAGAGTTGATCGACAAGGCCCAAGAGCTCAAGAAGCTGCGGGATGAGAATAACAAGAATGTGGCTGAATCCAAAAAGCACAGGGACGAGTTCAACGAGAAGACCAATCAGCTCTATGCCAGGATAGACGATATCCGCAAGAAGTACAACCTCACTGGTGATCGTTCGATAAGAGACTTGCGCCGGGAGATTGATCATCTTGAGTTTAGGCAGCAGACTGAGGTCTTGAGCCCAGATAAAGAGAAGCAACTGGTGGATAAGATTGCCTCCCTGCATGCGGAGTTTAAGAGTCGCAAGGAGCAGCTTGAGAAGAACGAGGAGCTGAGGAAGCTTCTGGATGAGGCTCAAGCATTGAGGGATGAGGCATCAAAGCACCACGATGACGTCACAAAGTACGCAGAGCTGGCCCAGGAATACCATGATCAGATGATTGCGACCTTCAAGGAAGCCGATCAGACCCGTGCGGAAGCAGATGCCGCTCACAAGGAGTTTGTAAAGGCCCAGGAGGCTGCAGATGAGCAGCATAAGGAGTTCATCCGCACCCAGCGAGAGGTTCGCGACTTCGAAAAAGTGATCATGGGCTTGAAGAAGAAGAATAAGGATATCAAAGAGGATCGCGCCAAAGAGGTTGCCAAGCGCGAGGCAGAAGAGATCCTTACCCACTTCCGACAGGGCGAAAAGCTGAATACGGCAGATTTGCTAAGGTTGCAGCGTGCCGGCCTGGTCTGA